The Miscanthus floridulus cultivar M001 chromosome 17, ASM1932011v1, whole genome shotgun sequence genome has a window encoding:
- the LOC136516334 gene encoding disease resistance protein RGA2-like encodes MSGMEAALASGVLKVAGDKLVSLLATEFAAITGVQRDLSELQDIHAEITGWLSAARDRAIQSEPQSLWVVKLKDVAYDIDDVLQEVQLEAEKQKMERDDDKSAIAGCFCAKPKAFAFRYKMAHKIKAIKVRFAAIVKQRSDVNTLVPRDQHVGTSYRTVGKMYWLSEVPESEIPCRDQEKDAIISKLVECNAGENSMVVSIVGLGGSGKTTLAKHICHDVKIKEHFGDEIFWVHVSQEFDFEKLNGKLFQTIVGDNSDRHPPQHMAQKISEKLSNKKFLLILDDAWHEDRHDWEQFMVQLKCGAPETRIMLTTRDQKVADAVKSRHTFDLAFLSESESWNLFLKGSGWAEQDLSSDYVQVGKEIIKRCGGVPLAIRTLGAVLRDKKQISTWRAIRDNNLWNVPRINDRVFASLKLSYIHLADELKQCFTFCSIFPKGYGIQKDRLIAQWIAHGFINAMNGEQPEDIGRDYLDSLVKVRFLQEAYGSWNTDIYNMHDLIHDLTRQILKDELVTCVPIHTTEEFTHRYRYLSLTSFTENVDKGLFDKVRALYISDSKPSFDTTVKNSCCMRSVVLDYAIDTPFSLFILKFEYLGYLEIHNVSFTTVPEAISRFWNLQSLHFVNCKGFVTLPESVGKLRKLRTLELRCITDLESLPQSIGDFYVLQSLQLYACTKLREIPSSLGRIGNLCVLDIERCSSLQQLPSDIIGEFKNLRTLNLSGTKVTMLPQWVTSIDTLECIDLEGCKELRELPNGIANLKRLAVLNIWGCSKLCCLPSGLGQLTRLRKLGLFVVGCGADDARISELENLDMIGGCLKITNLKYLKNPSDAEKACLKRKSSIQSLLLNWSLSDTEEELVSDMEHDWGVLNALEPPSQIVCLGIYGYRGPCLPGWMMKQNDSSYCEGGIMLKQTTASHFLRLTSLMLERFPNLRHMRGFVELPSLKDLGLGEMPNLEELWTTSSGFETGEKELAAQYPFPVLSSLQICGCPKLNGSPYLPPSLEHMALDRSNVQLLSTGRFSHQLPSMHVLVPRLKSLVLIEVKGSSSGWELLQHLTKLKELSIYSCNDLAQLPESMRNLTSLERLCIEGCPAVGTLPDWLGELHSLRHLELTMGDLKQFPEAIQHLTSLEHLDMSSGPALTVLPEWIGQLSALRSLFIQHFPALQYLPQSIQRLTALEELHINGCPGLAARYKLGAGPDWHLVSHIRSVCIFDLLG; translated from the coding sequence ATGAGTGGGATGGAGGCTGCTTTAGCATCTGGAGTGTTGAAGGTTGCAGGTGACAAGCTAGTTTCACTGTTAGCCACTGAGTTTGCTGCCATAACCGGTGTACAAAGAGATCTCTCCGAGCTCCAGGATATACacgcagagattacaggctggcTGTCGGCAGCACGTGACAGAGCAATACAGagtgagccacagtctctctggGTTGTAAAATTGAAAGATGTGGCTTATGACATTGACGATGTACTACAAGAAGTCCAGCTAGAAGCTGAGAAACAGAAGATGGAAAGAGATGATGACAAGAGTGCTATAGCTGGCTGCTTCTGTGCAAAACCAAAGGCATTTGCATTCCGATACAAGATGGCTCATAAGATCAAGGCAATCAAGGTGAGATTTGCTGCAATCGTCAAGCAAAGAAGTGATGTCAATACTTTAGTTCCAAGGGATCAACATGTTGGTACTAGCTACAGGACAGTTGGAAAAATGTACTGGTTGAGCGAGGTTCCGGAGTCCGAAATACCCTGTAGGGATCAAGAAAAGGATGCAATCATATCTAAGCTTGTAGAATGTAATGCTGGAGAGAACAGCATGGTAGTTTCTATCGTCGGATTAGGGGGGTCAGGCAAAACTACTTTGGCCAAACACATTTGCCATGACGTCAAGATAAAGGAGCACTTCGGAGATGAAATATTCTGGGTCCATGTGTCTCAAGAGTTTGATTTTGAGAAGCTCAACGGCAAGCTATTTCAAACAATTGTTGGAGATAATTCAGATCGTCATCCCCCGCAGCACATGGCCCAAAAAATCTCCGAGAAGTTGAGCAATAAGAAGTTTCTTCTTATCCTTGATGATGCTTGGCATGAGGACAGACATGACTGGGAACAGTTCATGGTGCAGCTAAAATGTGGTGCACCTGAAACAAGGATTATGTTAACCACTCGTGATCAAAAGGTTGCAGATGCTGTGAAATCAAGACATACATTTGATTTGGCATTCTTATCAGAGTCTGAGAGTTGGAACTTATTCCTGAAGGGTTCTGGATGGGCAGAGCAAGATTTGAGCTCCGATTATGTACAAGTCGGAAAAGAGATTATCAAGAGATGTGGTGGGGTGCCGCTAGCAATTCGAACTCTTGGAGCAGTCCTTCGTGACAAGAAGCAAATAAGTACGTGGAGGGCCATAAGAGATAATAATTTATGGAATGTTCCGAGGATAAATGACAGAGTGTTTGCATCCTTGAAGTTGAGCTATATTCACTTGGCAGATGAACTGAAGCAGTGCTTTACATTTTGCTCCATATTCCCAAAGGGCTATGGAATCCAGAAAGATCGTTTGATTGCCCAATGGATAGCTCATGGATTCATCAATGCAATGAATGGAGAGCAACCTGAAGATATCGGAAGAGACTACTTAGATTCTCTTGTAAAAGTCAGGTTTCTTCAGGAAGCTTATGGGAGCTGGAATACTGATATATACAACATGCACGATTTGATCCATGATCTCACTCGACAGATACTAAAGGATGAACTGGTGACTTGTGTGCCAATTCATACAACAGAAGAATTTACTCATAGGTATAGATATTTATCTTTGACTTCATTCACTGAGAATGTTGACAAGGGCTTATTTGACAAGGTCCGTGCTTTATATATCTCTGACAGTAAGCCATCTTTTGATACCACAGTGAAGAATAGTTGTTGTATGCGCAGTGTTGTTTTGGACTATGCAATTGATACTCCGTTTTCACTATTCATATTAAAGTTTGAGTATCTTGGGTATCTTGAAATCCACAATGTTAGTTTTACAACAGTTCCAGAAGCTATCTCGAGGTTTTGGAACTTGCAGTCACTCCATTTTGTTAACTGCAAAGGTTTTGTGACATTACCTGAGTCTGTTGGAAAGCTTCGGAAGCTAAGGACTCTAGAGTTGCGTTGCATTACTGATCTTGAGAGTTTGCCTCAGTCCATTGGTGACTTTTATGTTCTTCAGTCCTTGCAACTATATGCCTGCACGAAGCTCCGAGAGATACCAAGCTCTCTAGGTAGAATTGGAAACCTATGTGTACTTGATATAGAGCGTTGTTCATCTCTGCAACAACTACCGTCAGACATCATTGGGGAGTTCAAAAACTTGCGTACTCTGAACCTTTCTGGAACCAAAGTTACCATGCTACCTCAATGGGTTACATCGATTGATACTCTAGAATGTATTGACCTTGAGGGATGCAAGGAGCTACGGGAGTTGCCTAATGGCATAGCAAACTTGAAAAGGCTTGCAGTTTTGAACATATGGGGTTGTAGTAAACTGTGCTGCTTACCATCAGGATTGGGACAGCTGACCCGTTTAAGAAAGCTGGGGTTGTTTGTTGTTGGGTGTGGTGCAGATGATGCGAGGATCTCAGAGCTAGAAAACCTTGATATGATAGGTGGTTGCTTGAAAATTACCAACCTTAAGTATTTGAAGAATCCAAGTGATGCAGAGAAGGCTTGCTTGAAGCGGAAGAGTAGCATACAAAGCTTGCTGCTGAACTGGTCTTTAAGTGATACCGAAGAAGAGTTGGTATCAGATATGGAACATGATTGGGGTGTGCTGAACGCTCTTGAGCCACCATCGCAAATTGTGTGCTTGGGTATCTATGGTTACAGAGGCCCCTGCTTGCCAGGATGGATGATGAAGCAAAATGATTCTTCATATTGTGAAGGTGGCATAATGCTGAAGCAAACTACTGCATCCCATTTCCTTCGTTTAACTTCGTTAATGCTGGAAAGATTTCCAAACTTGAGGCATATGAGAGGATTTGTTGAGTTGCCTTCACTGAAGGACCTTGGGCTGGGGGAAATGCCTAATTTAGAGGAGCTGTGGACTACATCAAGTGGTTTTGAAACTGGGGAGAAAGAATTGGCAGCACAATATCCTTTCCCTGTCCTGTCCAGTCTACAAATATGTGGCTGCCCGAAATTAAATGGGAGCCCCTACTTGCCACCATCGTTGGAGCATATGGCTTTAGACAGAAGCAATGTGCAGCTGCTATCCACAGGAAGGTTCTCCCATCAGCTGCCCAGCATGCATGTGTTGGTCCCTCGCCTCAAGAGTCTAGTGCTAATCGAAGTTAAAGGATCATCATCTGGCTGGGAACTGCTGCAGCACCTCACTAAGCTGAAAGAGTTGTCTATTTACAGCTGCAATGACCTGGCACAGTTACCAGAGAGCATGCGGAACCTCACCTCTCTCGAGCGTCTCTGCATCGAAGGATGCCCCGCCGTTGGCACGTTGCCTGACTGGCTTGGAGAACTGCATTCTCTGCGACACCTTGAACTGACTATGGGCGATTTGAAGCAGTTCCCAGAGGCGATTCAGCACCTCACCTCGCTTGAACATCTCGACATGTCATCAGGTCCTGCACTGACGGTGCTGCCGGAGTGGATTGGACAACTCTCTGCGCTTCGTTCGCTTTTTATCCAGCATTTCCCTGCCCTTCAATACTTGCCCCAATCCATACAACGCCTAACTGCTCTCGAGGAATTGCACATTAATGGTTGCCCTGGTTTGGCGGCGCGTTACAAGCTAGGGGCAGGGCCTGACTGGCACCTTGTCAGTCACATTCGTAGTGTGTGTATATTTGATTTGCTGGGGTAG